A single genomic interval of Pomacea canaliculata isolate SZHN2017 linkage group LG5, ASM307304v1, whole genome shotgun sequence harbors:
- the LOC112565333 gene encoding uncharacterized protein LOC112565333, with the protein MNKPTVFLLALLSASFLVQTQAQNIVDAIVRAETQKASGAARYYAAVSTGVIPQLQLTDEEAIAVCGPIAGETTRETGHPRTCSAFVTCYEYNGPNFGIAYVRATAAGTFWSLNNTAELAALDASCPLHPCRSGIPLTDGQTCYSYITCVNGKLETRKCADRFSYSYSQARSNTSNPCVADDTCSQVAAYNYTIISCTPLTSVQAPVVEYNRTQLIIFADGRPEERTLTLKCPANTVLDTRNLGNCTCIPFNQRDCPVTLELPTSLSLPSVNLTEFPALASNEIAGNFNMTLSFQVSASTTNAALVSNSRNTQNCQTASLEVYLEGGQVGAKVMNINGGSYVLQGGNGLNSAGNTNFVQLVRSNSTLTLIVNGNAVSRDIGTSRLAKTNCGLSLGQGYPRANFAGTIRNFRMTLPCV; encoded by the exons AACAAACCGACCGTCTTCTTACTCGCTCTCTTGAGCGCTTCATTCCTTGTCCAGACTCAGGCACAAAACATTGTGGACGCCATCGTCAGAGCCGAGACACAGAAAGCTTCAGGAGCAGCCAGATACTATGCAGCTGTTAGCACTGGTGTCATTCCACAACTTCAGCTCACTGATGAAGAAGCCATCG CGGTTTGCGGACCTATTGCCGGCGAGACTACCCGAGAAACCGGTCATCCCAGGACATGCAGTGCCTTTGTTACCTGCTATGAATACAACGGGCCCAACTTTGGAATCGCGTACGTCAGGGCAACGGCTGCAGGAACGTTTTGGTCATTGAACAACACTGCTGAACTGGCCGCACTTGACGCATCATGTCCTCTAC ATCCCTGCAGAAGTGGAATACCTCTCACGGACGGACAGACTTGCTACTCCTACATCACCTGCGTGAATGGCAAACTAGAAACACGAAAGTGCGCGGACAGGTTCAGCTACAGCTACTCGCAGGCTCGATCCAATACCAGCAACCCCTGCGTTGCAGATGACACGTGCTCTCAAGTTGCGGCTTATAATTACA CCATCATCAGCTGCACTCCACTGACTAGTGTGCAGGCGCCGGTGGTTGAATACAACCGAACACAACTCATCATATTCGCCGATGGAAGGCCTGAAGAAAGAACTTTGACACTGAAATGCCCGGCTAATACTGTCCTAGATACGAGAAACCTGGGCAACTGCACGTGTATTCCATTTAACCAAC GAGACTGTCCTGTTACACTGGAGCTCCCCACCAGCCTCTCCTTGCCCTCCGTTAACCTCACTGAGTTCCCCGCCCTTGCTTCCAATGAAATCGCAGGAAACTTCAACATGACTCTCAG TTTCCAAGTTTCCGCCTCCACCACCAATGCAGCGCTGGTCAGCAACTCTAGAAACACTCAGAACTGCCAAACAGCTTCACTGGAGGTTTACCTCGAGGGTGGCCAGGTTGGCGCCAAGGTGATGAACATCAACGGGGGAAGTTATGTTCTCCAAGGTGGTAACGGACTG AACTCTGCCGGAAATACCAACTTTGTCCAGCTTGTGCGCAGCAACAGCACCTTGACTCTGATCGTGAATGGCAACGCAGTTTCTAGAGATATTG GAACGTCTAGGCTCGCCAAGACAAACTGTGGCTTAAGCTTGGGACAAGGATACCCTCGTGCAAACTTTGCTGGGACCATCAGAAAT